One genomic region from Quercus robur chromosome 4, dhQueRobu3.1, whole genome shotgun sequence encodes:
- the LOC126723205 gene encoding protein ARABIDILLO 1-like translates to MSRRVRRKVAKKGKEKIVLQGYPDVEDDVLDLERQEDVYWTSLPDDTVLQLFSCLNYRDRASLSSTCKTWRHLGISPCLWYSLDLRAHKCDAVMAASLALRCVNLQKLRFRGAESADAIIHLQARNLREISGDYCRKITDATLSVIVARHEALESLQLGPDFCERISSDAIKAIAFCCSKLKKLRLSGIRDVHGDAINALAKHCPNLTDIGFIDCLNVDEMALGNVVSVRFLSVAGTSNMKWGVVSHLWHKLPNLTGLDVSRTDIGPTAVSRLLSSSQSLKVLCALNCPVLEEDANLSANKNKGKLLLALFTEIFKGIASLFVDTTNKGKNVFLDWRNSKNKDKNLDEIMNWLEWILSHTLLRIAESNQHGLDNFWLKQGAALLLSLMQSSQEDVQERAATGLATFVVIDDENASIDSKRAEAVMNDGGICLLLDLAKSWREGLQSEAAKAIANLSVNAEVAKAVAEEGGINILAGLARSMNRLVAEEAAGGLWNLSVGEEHKGAIAEAGGVKALVDLIFKWSTGGEGVLERAAGALANLAADDKCSTEVAVAGGVHALVMLARNCKFDGVQEQAARALANLAAHGDSNNNNAAVGQEAGALEALVQLTRSPNEGVRQEAAGALWNLSFDDRNREAIAAAGGVEALVTLAQSCSNASSGLQERAAGALWGLSVSEANSVAIGREGGVAPLIALARSESEDVHETAAGALWNLAFNPGNALRIVEEGGVPALVHLCSSSQSKMARFMAALALAYMFDGRMDEYALVGTSSESTSKSVSLDGARRMALKHIEAFVLTFSDPHAFAAAAASSAPAALSQVTEGARIQEAGHLRCSGAEIGRFVAMLRNPSSILKACAAFALLQFTIPGGRHAMHHASLMQNAGAARVLRAAAAAATAPLEAKIFARIVLRNLEHHHMEPSL, encoded by the exons ATGAGTCGTAGGGTGCGGCGGAAGGTGGCGAAAAAAGGTAAGGAGAAGATTGTTTTGCAGGGTTATCCTGATGTAGAAGATGATGTTTTGGATTTAGAGAGACAAGAGGATGTATATTGGACTAGCCTGCCTGATGATACAGTGCTTCAGTTGTTTTCTTGTCTGAATTATCGTGACCGGGCAAGCTTATCGTCTACCTGCAAGACATGGAGGCATCTAGGAATTTCTCCTTGTTTGTGGTACTCTTTGGATCTACGTGCACACAAATGTGATGCTGTTATGGCAGCTTCACTTGCTCTTAGATGTGTGAATCTTCAGAAGCTTAGGTTTCGTGGTGCAGAGTCTGCTGATGCGATAATACATCTTCAAGCTAGGAATTTGCGTGAAATAAGTGGTGATTACTGCAGGAAAATAACTGATGCGACACTTTCTGTGATTGTGGCTCGACATGAGGCACTTGAAAGCCTCCAGCTTGGGCCAGATTTCTGTGAAAGGATCAGTAGTGATGCTATAAAAGCAATAGCATTTTGTTGTTCTAAATTGAAAAAGCTTCGCCTTTCAGGAATTAGGGATGTTCACGGTGATGCCATTAATGCTTTGGCTAAGCATTGCCCAAATTTGACTGATATAGGGTTCATAGACTGTCTCAATGTTGATGAGATGGCTCTGGGAAATGTAGTATCAGTTCGTTTCCTCTCAGTTGCTGGGACTTCAAATATGAAGTGGGGTGTAGTTTCGCATCTTTGGCATAAGCTGCCAAACTTGACTGGGTTAGATGTTTCAAGAACCGATATTGGTCCAACTGCTGTTTCAagattattatcatcatcacaGAGCTTGAAGGTTTTGTGTGCCTTGAATTGTCCGGTTCTTGAAGAAGATGCTAATTTGTCtgccaataaaaataaaggaaaattgcTACTTGCCCTTTTTACTGAAATTTTCAAAGGAATAGCTTCTTTATTTGTCGATACAACGAACAAAgggaaaaatgtgtttttggattgGAGGAATTCAAAGAATAAGGACAAAAACTTGGATGAAATCATGAATTGGCTAGAGTGGATCCTATCCCATACACTTTTGCGTATTGCTGAGAGCAATCAACACGGTTTGGATAATTTCTGGCTCAAGCAAGGTGCAGCACTGCTGCTCAGTTTAATGCAGAGCTCACAAGAGGATGTTCAAGAAAGGGCAGCTACTGGACTTGCAACATTTGTTGTCATTGATGATGAAAATGCCAGCATAGATAGTAAAAGGGCCGAAGCAGTCATGAATGATGGTGGCATATGCCTCCTTCTGGACTTAGCAAAATCTTGGCGGGAAGGGCTTCAGTCAGAGGCTGCAAAG GCTATAGCAAATTTGTCTGTGAATGCGGAAGTTGCAAAAGCGGTTGCAGAAGAAGGAGGAATCAATATTCTTGCTGGTTTGGCAAGGTCCATGAATAGACTGGTTGCTGAAGAAGCTGCTGGAGGACTATGGAATCTTTCTGTTGGGGAAGAGCACAAG GGTGCCATCGCTGAAGCTGGAGGAGTAAAAGCTTTAGTTGATCTTATATTCAAATGGTCCACTGGTGGTGAAGGAGTCCTG GAACGTGCAGCTGGTGCATTGGCAAATTTGGCAGCGGATGACAAGTGTAGCACAGAAGTTGCAGTAGCAGGCGGTGTACATGCTTTGGTTATGCTCGCTCGTAATTGCAAATTTGATGGAGTGCAAGAGCAG GCTGCTCGTGCCTTGGCTAATTTGGCTGCTCATGGAGATAGCAACAATAATAATGCTGCCGTTGGACAAGAGGCAGGTGCTCTTGAAGCACTTGTTCAGCTTACACGTTCTCCTAATGAAGGTGTCAG GCAAGAAGCTGCTGGTGCATTGTGGAATTTATCATTTGATGACAGAAATCGAGAAGCAATTGCAGCAGCTGGTGGCGTTGAGGCCTTG GTTACTCTTGCACAATCCTGTTCAAATGCCTCCTCGGGTCTTCAAGAGAGGGCTGCCGGTGCTCTCTGGGGATTGTCAGTGTCAGAAGCCAACAG TGTTGCTATTGGACGTGAAGGTGGTGTAGCACCTCTAATTGCATTGGCACGCTCTGAATCTGAG gaTGTCCATGAAACTGCTGCAGGAGCTCTTTGGAATCTTGCTTTTAATCCTGGTAATGCTCTCCGTATTGTGGAGGAAGGAGGAGTTCCTGCCTTAGTTcatctttgttcttcttcacaATCAAAAATGGCACGATTCATGGCTGCATTAGCCTTGGCATACATGTTTGATGGGAG AATGGATGAATATGCTCTGGTAGGAACTTCATCAGAAAGCACTTCAAAGAGTGTGAGTTTAGATGGTGCTAGAAGGATGGCTTTGAAGCACATTGAAGCCTTTGTCCTTACGTTTTCTGATCCACATGCatttgctgctgctgctgcatCATCAGCCCCTGCAGCATTGTCGCAAGTAACAGAAGGAGCTCGTATTCAAGAAGCAGGGCATTTGAGATGCAG TGGGGCTGAAATTGGGAGATTTGTTGCCATGCTACGAAATCCATCATCTATACTCAAGGCATGTGCTGCATTTGCTCTTCTACAG TTTACTATTCCTGGTGGCCGGCATGCTATGCACCATGCGAGCCTTATGCAGAATGCTGGAGCAGCACGAGTTCTGcgtgctgctgctgctgcagCCACTGCCCCACTTGAAGCAAAAATATTTGCAAGAATTGTACTTCGCAACCTTGAGCATCACCACATGGAACCATCACTTTGA